The window agtgtgagtgtgagtgtgagtgtgagtgtgtgtgtgtgtgtgtgtgtgtgtgagtgtgtgtgtgtgtgtgtgtgtgtgtgtgtgtgtgtgtgtgtgtgtgtgtgtgtgtgtgtgtgagtgtgagtgtgtgtgtgtgtgtgtgtgtgtgtgtgtgtgtgtgtgtgtgtgtgtgtgtgagtgtgagtgtgagtgtgagtgtgagtgtgagtgtgtgtgtgagtgtgtgtgtgagtgtgagtgtgagtgtgagtgtgagtgtgagtgtgtgtatgtatgtgagtgtatgagtgtgtgtgagtgtgtgtgagtgtgtgtgtgtgtgtgtgtgtgtgtgtgtgtgtgtgtgtgtgtgtgtgtgtgtgtgtgtgtgtttgtgtgtgtgtttgtgtgtgtgtgtgtgtgtgtgtgtgtagcaacgCAAAATATTGTTGTGTACACCAAGTATTTCATTACATCATACTTTTACAACCATAAGGTCTCCAGTACTATAGGGTTCCCTGATGAGTTTTGTCTAGGGCAGGTTAATCCCGCTCTGTCCACAGATGCATAAATGcatgcgtacgtacatacatacatacatacatacatacatacatacatacatacaaacatacatacatacatacatgtgtgtgtgtgtgtgtgtgtgtgtgtgtgtgtgtgtgtgtgtgtgtgtgtgtgtgtgtgtgtgtgtgtgcatattcatatacatatacatatacacacatataattaaatatatatatatatataatatataatatatatgcatgtatgtatgtatgtatgtatatatgcatatctattacaATTAGATACTGGGTTGACTGATTATATTCAGAAGACATAATACTAGtattatatctttacacacacactatatttatatatatatgcatagatactaaGTCGATTTATTATATTCAGAGGGCACAATTCTAGCtccatatctttatacacacacacacaatatatacacatagatagataaatattgatagatactGGGTTCTTTGATTATATTCAGAGGAAATTATActagttttatatatttgcatatttttttttatttctgaaacTAGCAGATGTTAACAGTCCCAAGTCTTTATTTTGCAGATTGTAGTCGCGAACCCTGAGTCTGTACTATCAATGACCAATTACAATTGTTCAAGCTTTGAGTGCCTCTTTTTCCGACAAAGTGCCTCCTTCTATTATTTTTGCTGTGTGTGTCATTGGGTAGTCACTGTTTTTGTCTTGTGCAAACTTCCTTTTCCATAGTTGGAAGGCTCCGATTCCTAAGAAAACTTCAAGAAGCAGAGTAATTCCGTAAAGCGTTGGGAAGATTATCATCTGCGCTTTCACCTGCAGGATACAATGAACATAGgttgaaaatatgtaaatattcttTAGAAATATCTTATCATATCATGAAATAAGGgatggtggtgagagagagagagagagagagaatgagagagagagagagagagagagagagagagagagagagtgagtgagagagagagagagagagagagagagagagagagagagagagagagagagagagagagagagagagagagaggtgaattaaaataaacaagtaaattagTGACTTACTATTGGGTCTCTGAAGGACAGTAAGATTATGCTTAAGGCAACAGGCATATTCTGTGAGCCCGTTTCTATGCCGATGGTGCGACATATCTTGtgattctgcaaaaaaaaaaaacattttcaatatGTCGCGATTACCACATaatttctgtctcctttttaccGTATATCTTGACGAAAAGGTAATCGGCAACGAACCTGACACAGAAGTTTAGACAGGATGTAGGCAAGGGTGAAGCCAGTGACTGGAAGAAGGAATGCGGCTACGTAGATTAGTGGTGTGGCCGACCGGAACACCTCCCAGTACAAGACAAGCCAGATGGTGGCCACGGAGAAGAAACCCAGCCAGCCTAGAGCGCTGGCAATCTACGGGAATAAAACTATGATAAAGAGTGCCGTACGTCAGAGGAAAATATCCATATTcagattaatatatatcatacattcatAACAACCTCTTCTCTCTTGATTATTGTTTGACCCTGCCAATTTATTTAGGTCTCCAGATACGTAAACCCGCGTTTAACATATTCCCCAAGCATAAGGAAAAGTGGTCCAACTTTAGTGATGATGCTGGCAGTCTTCTCGTGGAAATGACGGATGATCATGCCGATGACAACGGGAACGGTGATGAAGGCAAGGGAGGTGATGATGCTTCCGAAGGGGATGACGAGAGTTGTGGAGTCGTCGCTCATCCAATGCCGTGAATACATCCACAGATTAAAGGGCATTCCGCCAAAAGCCAGCAGAGAGGAGCATGTGGTCATCATGATGCTGCAGTAGCATAAAAAAGCATGAATGTGGATGACGTAGTTGCTGTATTTTCTACATATTTCACTGTAAGCTCTATTCATTGGTGAGCGAAAGCAAACCTGGTTTTCATCGAATATGTAATATCAACATCCATTTACCGGATTTACATTCTATCAAGGAATAAATATACACCTGAGAGCCAAATCGCCATCAACCCAGAAGGTAAAGAAATTGGAGAAGGATCCACCGGGGCTGCAGGAGATCATAAGGACGCCCAGAGCTTCGTAGGGCTGGAGACCGAAGGCGAGGGACAGAGCGAACCCGGTAGCCGGCAACACAAGGAATTGGCCAAGCATCCCGACCACAGCACCGATCGGTCTTCGCATGTGTCCCCAGAGCTAACCGAAATATTTTGCACAGGTTAAGGGAAATTATTTCCAAAAATAAAACTacgtgaataaagaaaatataaatatgtacagcaTACACGCACCACGCACCACACGAGTGTGtatctacgtgtgtatatgtatatgtgtatgtatgtatgtgtatatgtgtgtgtatgtgtgtgtatgtgtgtgtgtgtgtgtgtgtgtgtgtgtgtgtgtgtgtgtgtgtgtgtgtgtgtgtgtgtgtgtgtgtgtgtgtgtgtgtatatatatatatatatatatatgaaagggtaaggagtgaaagagaaatgataatgtcggaaataaggtcaaacggcagttgggaaccattagTCTACGTAAAGCGTAGCGAatgctaggagtgaatgagtatgcgagttgAAGTGCGAATGAAGCCACATAAAGCAGTGGTATATGTAAGAAAGTGTGCAttcaaatgaaattaaatattgaatgggtgaatgaatagagaatggcTTGTGCATATTTTCTTccttaacaaaagaaaacaaaaaagtcgaaacaagatatgaaaataaactaTTATCGAATGGCAAGGGGAATCCCACAGTGCGACGTCTCATTCACACTCAGACAGCTGCTTAGACGAAACATATCCACTCGAGGGGGTACCAACCACTAAGCATATTTTAAACATACTCGGTAAGGAAAACGGTTTTTGTTATGAAACGtgaaaaagtgatattgataatgaacaaaaaataaagaaacgaaagaacatttttttttttttttatcttgtgtataaatttgaataataaatctGGATAGTAATAGTGTTTCCTTAAAGACaaattgttaaaactgagcaacaaTGCAGAACGTACTACTGATGAAGGGCCAGAGCCAGTAATTAAAATCAAATTAGCAacctttacatatctatctatctatatataaatatatatatatatatttatacacaagtttatatatgcatatagatatatatatatatatatatatatatatatttatatatatatatatatgtgtgtgttaggggggggggggggggggggggggtacacatatacaaatgtacatatatatacatatgatatatatacatatgatatatatacatatttacgtatacatatatgcagacgtgtgtgtatatatacatatatatatgtgtgtgtgtgtgtgtgtgtgtgtgtgtgtgtgtgtgtgtgtgtgtgtgtgtgtttatccatatatatatatatatatatatatatatatatatatatatatatatgcacacgattgtgtgtgtgtgtgtgtgtatgtatatatatatatatatatatatatatatatatatatatatatatgcccacgattgtgtgtgtgtgtgtgtgtgtatgtatatatatatatatatatatatatatatatatatatatatatgtatatatatatatatatgtatatatatatatatatatatatatatatatatgcacacaattgtgtgtgtgtatgtgtgtgtatatatatatatatatatatatatatatatatatatatatatatgtgtgtgtgtgtatacatatatacacatgtataatgatataaatacatatatatatacatatattcatatttatctgtatatatatatatacatatatatacatatatatacacacacaattgcatgtatatatatatatatatatatatatatatatataaacatatattcatattcatctgtatgtgtgtatatgtatgtatgtatgtatgtatgtatgtatgtatgtatgtatgtatgtatgtatgtatgtatgtatgtatgtatgtatgtatgtatgtgtgtgtgtatgtatgtatatatatatatatatatatatatatatatatatatatatatgtgtgtgtgtgtgtgtaatatttatattatatatacatattatatattcatatttactctctcacacacacacacacacacacacacacacacacacacacacacacacacacacacacacaaatacacacacacacacaaatacacacacacacacacacacacacacacacacacacacacacacacacacacacacgcacacgcacacatttacatgtccaatttgaaattaaaattaatatttatgaactgcaaactctctctctctctccctctctctctctctctctctctccctctctctctctctctctctctctctctctctctctctttctccctctctctctctctccctctctctctctctctctccctctctctctctctctctctctctctcctctctctctctctctctctctctctctctctctctctctctctctctctctctctctctccctctctctctctccctctctctctctccctctctctctctctccctctctctctctctccctctctctctctctccctctctctctctctctctctctctctctctctctctctctctctctcctctctctctctctctctctccctctctctctctctctctctccctctctctctctctctctctctccctctctctctctctctctcctctctctctctctctctctccctctctctctctctctcctctctctctctctctctctctctccctctctctctctctctccctctctctctctctctctctctctctctctctctccctctctctctctctctctctctctctctctctctctctctctctctctctctctctctctccctctctctctctctctctctctctctccctctctctctcctctctctctctctctctctctccctctcctctctctctctctctctcctctccctctctctctctctctctctctccctctcctctctctctctctctctctctctctctctctccctctcctctctctctctctctctccctctccctctctctctctctctctctctctctctctctctctctctctctctctctctccctcgctctctctctctctctctccctctctctctctctctccctctctctctctctctccctcgctctctctctctctctctcctctctctctctctctctctctctctctctctctctctctctctctctctctctctctctctttctctttccctctctctcttcctctctctctctctccctctctctctctctctctccctgtctctctctctctctctctctctctctctctctctctctctctctctctctctctctctcttcctctctctctcctctctctctctctctctctctctctctctctctctctctctccctctctctctctctctctccctctctctctccctctctctctctctctctcctctctctctctctctctctctctctctctctctctctctctctctctctctctctctctctctctctctccctctctctctctccctctctttctctccctctctctctccctctctctctccctctctctctctcgctctctctctccctctctctctccctctctctctctctctccctctctttctctctctctctttctctctctctctttctccctctctctctccctctctctctccctctctctctctccctctctctctttccctctctctctttccctctctctctttccctctctctctctctctatctctctctatctccctctctctatctctctctctctccctctctctctctccctctctctctatccctctctccctctctctctccccctctctctctcccccctctctctctctccctctctctttctccctctctctctctctctctctctctctctctctctctctctctctctctctctctctctctctctctctccctctccctctctctctctccctatcctctgtctctctctctctctccctatcctctgtctctctctctctccctatcctctgtctctctctctctccctatcctctctctctctctctctctctctctctctctctctctctctctctctctctctctctctctctctctctctctattctctctctcttccagagactaagataggatagcaacatcacgGGAAaattcaaggtctgagaccttgatattacttagtgttgctccacactgactttgggtagtagctctgcccattatccagtccatgcaagtgttgaaaaatgttggtgcaaggacacctcacccctgaattaacagggaagaagattgacagacccccaccacactttcagtaccagtatatagactttctattaggccaataatttgTGTCAGAATTCCAGAAGTTAATCTCCTATAGCGATTCTTGATGCACAGattcaaacaccttcttgaggtcgatgcaggctacaagcaacccacaaccgaactcagcgacagcgttccacaattactcgaagcactaggatacggCCTATTGTGAACTTGcccagaagtgaatccagatcttgtctctggtgccttagtaggtggtcacagatcagtttcagaagaatgtgggcgaaaaccttacctggtatactgagcactataatgccacggtagttgctacagttccagcaatcccctttccctttccagagagggatgaccatgcccctcaacagggtCAGGTGGAATAGTTCCAGAccgccagatggcagtcaagactgcatacaAGCCCCATCCCATAGGTTtgtccccagcctttagcagttcagcagggatatcacatatgcctgtgactttcccactcttcagcttaggaATTGCCAtcttaacctcagttagggtaggaggtttctcactgatgggtggatctAGCACAGGTATTgtaataccacttgcatccaagctaactgttggagggtctacctggtacagctgctcaaaatactcagccgaacgttcatgaaccccaacatgatctgagatgatgtggccatccactgagcggattgcagtcatctgcaaggagagcttagagttcagttttctcagggcttggtaggcagggcgaaggtcatttacttctCAGCAAGAATCCTGATTAActgttctttgtcccttctcagcagtatcCGAAATCTACATGCTAAGGAGTGATGTCCATTCAGTCAAGCCATGTGTCaaacttcagtggcctccaatgtctcaaGGGTGATGAAATTCTACCTTGCCCTCGGGCATATGCCcatggactcctgcactgcttcgagtgttttacacttgaaggtctcgcacagagcaactgggtccgtcaacTGGGTACTCTGGTAAACGTTGcatttctgaaggatcctccaatgagtgctgacaagaatgtggtcgatctacTTGGCcacaaggagatcgaccacatgtgtgtgtgtgtgtgtgtgtgtcttcatgaaACTGAATGATAAttggatgtggtcaggagccataaaataactCACAGTTCCATCCAACAAGGAATGCTAAACTAAACTTCCACTAGACAGATTTTACATATgacgtgaactaccagttgcactgataaacactTCTCTAGAAACCCCGTGCCAGCAGCTACACCGTAACCCTGACACGGGGAGCTCATAGCGTACTATCCTTGAACACTAGGGtacagtttaacgtcctgccaaGAACAAAtactgtcaacaatacgtagcaagaccggatggcacacctccaagcagctgcctttctccttggacaggacgtagatgctgcctggctttcttttttcatacaggaataaacatccgccctcgaagggaaccgccgcataaaagggcacatgcgtaagacgaagaggagagacggcagacaggccaagccacacaggttccagctccaccagctcgtcctccacccggggacacaggggtctcttgggggggtctcatatctatcctcagaaataaaccagcccaagatcatctctcttacacttacaaatacacacacacacactgtaaagggtatatattaacaccttaaacatatggtttagcaggagtagtgaaacggacggttggcttaacctcttttattgagaagcgtaagcaacacagatattcacacggatacaagtcttcgtaaggctaagtgcttggtctgcccggagggcgggcccagccagcctgacccgcagcggtcggaaagagtctctgaaaggactgagactgacctgggtcatcctgagccttgagtactggtgtgggggcgtggggcatgTTGGGGCGCCAGCAGTGAAGCcatgcgtatacgtgcttctgtacgccacgtggaagctatttatatatacttatactgctcagccacctactcacgccttgccctcgaggcgtctgatatttgcctcaagggtgacccaacctggctggttcttgacttgtaaacacttcgttcttgcgtgtaatgtccctgatgcatctttgtGGCTGCTTGTCCCTGTCGtagtcttcatcttggtccctggtaaatccgttcgtcctcgacatccacacgtcctcgaaggtctcgcacaggtcctccttgacttcggattcgtcctcgtagtccttgaccaggcctaactcggcggcttactcgcccaatgcacgttcctgcagatctcatccaggtccttccgacgtcctcgttgtcctcgtcaggatcacgggcgtccggcaggaagtgtcctcttcgagctcctgaaggttgagtggatctgcggcgtccaggcaagttcacagcattatgggtcgactggtatctgctctggcgagttcctggtccttcactggatcgacgagcgtaattatcctagtctttctcggtatctggcgatctaccggtgacgttttccacagcgcccgaaggtgaccgtttctgcagcagggactccttcggtactatgacagatatcgtgaacaagattatacacataagggccaagatagtaagagaaaagaaagacaacagagaagaggggatgttaagcgccactagccgattatttatataatttgcagtttttatggttgaattttcgttattttcgtctttttttttttatgttttattttcacaaagctaaggaaaaaaaataggagagagacggtaagcggtccgcatagacctagcttgaactgttaaccgtctctgatagacaggagggtaaataagggaaatgacaaaggcatccgcaaggaattacttgaaccaattgtcgtaacgcagagaagaatgagagtgaaagtgacctcacacagaccggacatgggtgccaaacacggaaattaacgttcatcttacacaaatgcaataaacaagttatagaagtaatacaaaattatttcaaatactacattgaatttaacatataatgatatgcgacagaatgacgcactaataaatggtgacgtgaaacaattcgcgaacgaatcttctcggtatagattctgccgaggtaacatgtcaagctgcgcatacagacttcaattgacggggaggggggtctctgtaccctaatatgccgtactttatgaagcgaaatgagctgggaaaatattaataacccactctatctgcgagtctgtgatgggcgctcatgcaatgccctacgggtatttatcatgaatcacaaatcgatgggatttaccccaaacatggcagcgacgtcaagggggtgcgcgggatgtgattaataagagaatctcaattgtagcttaaaccctagtcctacattaattaacggacgtaaccgcgggtcacaccggctcaaaaagtttccgaacgaacgtgtcggagcgcggatctttaggcatatacgcaaccccaagtaatcaggcactctgacactatgataaggggaagatccttGGCGCTATATAAAAGTAATtcggtcaggtcaagacgggaaatggatagtgagaaagaataatgatatgatgttcatgaaaatagtaaaatcacgaacgcgctaaattcgttgcaattgaaacaatgtACTCTCTAatcactttaacctaacaaaaccagcgcgagcgtaactgcacatacagcttaacacatttatggggaagataaaagaaaggaaaaatggcccaaatatgtactcacaacaggttctgaagacttttgcgtgtatggaagcgactggtccgagcgaaaaccatcggagactgtgagtccattgttgtgtgccaaaaggacacaacgaaccaccctgccaccacttatgtaaagggtacatattaacaccttaaacatgtggtttagcaggagtagtgaaacggacggttggcttaacctcttttattgagaagcgtaagcaacacagattttcagccagcctgacccgcagtgGTCGGAAAGagtctctgaaaggactgagactgacctgggtcatcctgagccttaagtactggtgtgggggcgtggggcacgttggggcgccagcggtgaagccacgcgtatacgtgcttctgtacgccacgtggaagctatttatacatacttatactcacacacacacacacaaacatatatataatatatttaatatatgtacatatatgatatatatacaatatatataatatatatatatatataacttgtatatatacatatatatatatatatatatacatatatatgtatatacatatgtatatatatgtttatatatatatatatatatatatagatatatatatatagatcatggaGTGTGCAAATAGGAGCTAGTTAGAtcaagttgcacactccttttagtgggtcgtgtggcatggtttgtttagtactggccctccggtctcataccatgagtgacctaggttcgaggccaggtcaggggggattgttatatatgtatatcaatgcagtattgcattattccaactttcatatatatatatatatatatatatatacatatacatatagatagatagatagatagataatttatatatatattatatatatataaatatatataatatacatatgtatatataaatttatataaacatacatatatagaaatatatatatatataattcatatacatatatatattatatgtacacatacatatacatatatatacaattcatatatacatatacatatatatattcatttcttatattttatatattatattaagataacaaatatttaatattattattattattatcatcattataattactattattattattattattatagagacagacacacacacacacacacattatatatatatatatatatatatataaaataagttaaAATAATCATACCTCTCTCCAATAGATGGCAGAGCCCATACCAAGCATGAGAGTGATGGTGTTAACAGTCATGATCACGGTAGCCACATTGTCCAGTACCACTTCCCAAACAGGCCTTGTAGTtgctgttatgttacctgttatGTTCCATGGCAATACAGTGACGTTCACCAGCTCCCTTTCGTGTATCATTACAGTTCCGTCTTCCATCTGGAGGCATTGGGTGCTAAGT of the Penaeus chinensis breed Huanghai No. 1 chromosome 18, ASM1920278v2, whole genome shotgun sequence genome contains:
- the LOC125034805 gene encoding ileal sodium/bile acid cotransporter-like translates to MNIYCQFIARFRGTYIKNRTMEDGTVMIHERELVNVTVLPWNITGNITATTRPVWEVVLDNVATVIMTVNTITLMLGMGSAIYWRELWGHMRRPIGAVVGMLGQFLVLPATGFALSLAFGLQPYEALGVLMISCSPGGSFSNFFTFWVDGDLALSIMMTTCSSLLAFGGMPFNLWMYSRHWMSDDSTTLVIPFGSIITSLAFITVPVVIGMIIRHFHEKTASIITKIASALGWLGFFSVATIWLVLYWEVFRSATPLIYVAAFLLPVTGFTLAYILSKLLCQNHKICRTIGIETGSQNMPVALSIILLSFRDPIVKAQMIIFPTLYGITLLLEVFLGIGAFQLWKRKFAQDKNSDYPMTHTAKIIEGGTLSEKEALKA